From a region of the Acidicapsa acidisoli genome:
- the cydB gene encoding cytochrome d ubiquinol oxidase subunit II, translated as MGTLWFWIIALMLAAYVVLDGFDLGVGIVYLFVAKTEQNRQLALRSIGPVWDGNEVWLLAAGGTLFFAFPLLYASAFSGFYLPLMMVIWLLILRAIGIEMRSHAHDAMGRSFFDAVFAFASLLLALFFGAALANVVRGVPLGPDNYFFLPLWTNWRTGAQPGILDWYTVIGGVLAVLALAMHGSLYLALKTEGDLEQHAFRWAGKLWPAVLLVTAISLPATVLARPNSLVNYRTHPLDFLAPLMVVLSLGVIRSAIRAGKALRGFLGSCVYLAAMLSGAAAGLYPVLLPSVGGAGQDLTVARAIASPHTLHIGMVWWTIGMLLALMYFSIMYWLFRGKVSQHSEGHGH; from the coding sequence ATGGGAACACTGTGGTTCTGGATCATAGCACTGATGCTGGCGGCGTATGTTGTCCTGGATGGTTTCGATCTGGGCGTCGGTATCGTATATCTCTTCGTGGCGAAGACCGAGCAGAATCGCCAGCTTGCCTTGCGGTCGATCGGCCCGGTGTGGGATGGCAATGAGGTCTGGCTGTTGGCAGCTGGCGGCACCCTGTTCTTCGCCTTCCCACTGCTGTATGCCTCGGCCTTCAGCGGCTTCTATCTGCCGCTGATGATGGTGATCTGGCTGCTCATCCTGCGCGCCATCGGCATCGAAATGCGCAGTCATGCGCACGATGCGATGGGGCGGTCGTTCTTTGACGCCGTCTTCGCATTTGCCAGCCTCCTGCTGGCGCTATTTTTCGGAGCGGCTCTGGCCAACGTGGTGCGCGGCGTGCCCCTCGGGCCGGACAACTACTTCTTCCTACCGCTTTGGACCAACTGGCGCACCGGCGCACAGCCGGGCATTCTCGACTGGTACACCGTCATCGGCGGCGTGCTGGCGGTGCTTGCTCTGGCCATGCACGGATCGCTGTACCTGGCCCTGAAGACCGAGGGTGACCTGGAACAGCATGCCTTCCGGTGGGCCGGCAAGCTGTGGCCTGCGGTGTTGCTGGTGACGGCAATCAGCCTTCCGGCGACAGTGCTGGCGCGACCCAACTCGCTGGTGAACTACCGCACCCATCCGCTGGACTTCCTCGCGCCGCTGATGGTGGTGCTCAGCCTGGGTGTGATTCGGAGTGCGATTCGTGCAGGCAAGGCGTTGCGCGGTTTCCTGGGATCGTGCGTGTACCTGGCAGCGATGCTGTCGGGCGCGGCGGCGGGTCTGTATCCTGTGCTGCTGCCCTCGGTGGGCGGCGCCGGACAGGACCTGACTGTGGCCCGCGCTATTGCCAGTCCGCACACGCTGCACATCGGGATGGTGTGGTGGACGATCGGCATGCTGCTTGCGCTGATGTACTTCTCCATCATGTACTGGCTGTTTCGCGGCAAGGTCTCGCAGCACTCGGAGGGCCATGGACACTAA
- a CDS encoding cytochrome ubiquinol oxidase subunit I, whose amino-acid sequence MDALALHRLQFAFTITFHYLFPQLTMGLALLIVVLKTLALRTGDEHYAASARFWARIFAVNFLLGVVTGIPMEFQFGTNWSEFSRRTGGVIGMPVAMEGIFSFFLESAFLGLFLFGEKRLSPKAHWASAFLVFCGSWISGFFIIVANAWMQHPVAYHILPNGLFEVDSFWALMMNPWAWLEYAHNMSGAVITGAFVMSSVGALYLLQGRDVEYGRTFLKVGVVAGLISCATQIFPTGDLHGKYLAKHQPAAIAGMEGLFHSEKGAAMVVLGQPDFEHEKIDNPIAFNKVLSFLIYGTFSSEVQGLDQTPRDQWPTTLPLLFYAYHIMAGLGTYFVGLMGLAGLLLWRGQLYRSRWILWPILLSFPLPYIANTAGWMCAEIGRQPWVVYGLVRTSAGYSTHIGAGTSLFTLLGFLGMYSLLSILWIVMLYNFIQSGPRSLSHETAGHSLTAA is encoded by the coding sequence ATGGACGCGCTAGCTCTCCACCGACTTCAGTTTGCCTTCACCATCACCTTCCACTACCTCTTCCCGCAACTGACCATGGGGTTGGCTCTGCTCATCGTCGTGCTCAAGACCCTGGCCCTGCGGACGGGAGACGAACATTATGCCGCTTCCGCCCGCTTCTGGGCGCGGATCTTCGCGGTCAACTTCTTGCTGGGCGTCGTGACGGGCATCCCGATGGAGTTTCAGTTCGGGACCAACTGGTCCGAGTTCTCGCGCCGCACCGGAGGCGTGATCGGCATGCCGGTCGCGATGGAAGGCATCTTCTCCTTCTTCCTCGAATCGGCGTTTCTCGGTCTCTTCCTGTTTGGCGAGAAGCGGCTTTCGCCCAAGGCCCATTGGGCCTCGGCCTTCCTGGTGTTTTGCGGCTCCTGGATCTCCGGCTTCTTCATCATCGTCGCCAACGCCTGGATGCAACATCCGGTCGCATATCACATATTGCCGAACGGCCTGTTTGAGGTCGACAGCTTCTGGGCACTGATGATGAATCCGTGGGCCTGGCTGGAGTACGCGCACAACATGTCGGGCGCGGTCATTACCGGCGCCTTCGTGATGTCCTCGGTGGGCGCGCTCTACCTGCTGCAGGGGCGCGATGTCGAATATGGACGCACCTTCTTGAAGGTGGGTGTGGTCGCCGGCCTGATCTCATGCGCCACCCAGATCTTCCCCACCGGCGACCTGCATGGTAAGTACTTGGCCAAGCACCAGCCGGCCGCAATCGCCGGTATGGAAGGCCTGTTTCACTCCGAGAAGGGGGCGGCCATGGTGGTGCTGGGACAGCCGGACTTCGAACATGAGAAGATCGACAATCCCATCGCATTCAACAAGGTGCTCAGCTTCCTGATCTACGGCACCTTCTCGTCCGAGGTACAGGGTCTGGACCAGACGCCTCGCGACCAGTGGCCAACGACGCTACCGCTGCTGTTCTACGCCTACCACATCATGGCAGGCCTCGGGACCTACTTCGTCGGACTGATGGGTCTGGCGGGCCTGCTGCTGTGGCGCGGTCAGCTGTATAGGTCACGCTGGATCCTGTGGCCCATCCTCCTCAGCTTCCCGCTGCCCTACATCGCCAACACTGCGGGCTGGATGTGTGCGGAAATCGGTCGCCAACCCTGGGTCGTGTATGGCCTGGTGCGCACCTCGGCGGGCTACTCAACGCACATCGGTGCCGGCACCAGCCTCTTTACCCTGCTGGGCTTCCTGGGTATGTACTCGTTGCTGTCCATTCTCTGGATCGTGATGCTCTATAACTTCATTCAATCCGGACCGCGGTCACTCTCGCATGAAACTGCTGGCCATAGCCTGACGGCGGCTTAG
- a CDS encoding TetR/AcrR family transcriptional regulator has protein sequence MAQTHTLSQAASVQMAKPKNQGHRCSEDSKQAILSAVLELAKEMPLPDITVEAIARRAGVGKTRIYKWWPRKAYVAANAFAERVNRTVSIRDSACAERDLKEYLSAMSRFYASPATRILVQYVAEGQSDGELVLLSHECFLEPRREWVGIILDRAVNRGEISVGLDRELVLDLIFGSAIYRLITHRTVFEPETAAAVVTTLFRGLGNKHLRTC, from the coding sequence ATGGCTCAAACACACACACTCTCTCAAGCCGCTTCCGTGCAAATGGCCAAGCCGAAAAATCAGGGCCATCGATGCAGCGAGGACTCAAAGCAAGCCATCTTGTCTGCGGTCCTGGAACTGGCCAAAGAGATGCCGCTGCCCGACATCACAGTCGAAGCCATCGCGCGCAGAGCGGGCGTCGGCAAGACCAGAATCTACAAATGGTGGCCGCGCAAGGCTTATGTTGCCGCGAATGCATTTGCCGAGAGGGTGAATCGAACGGTTTCCATCCGCGATAGCGCGTGCGCAGAGAGAGATCTCAAAGAGTATCTCTCCGCGATGTCGAGGTTCTACGCGAGCCCGGCAACGCGCATATTAGTGCAGTATGTCGCAGAAGGTCAAAGCGATGGCGAACTTGTTTTGCTGTCCCACGAGTGCTTCCTTGAACCCAGACGGGAATGGGTCGGAATCATTCTTGATCGCGCCGTGAATCGAGGCGAAATCTCCGTCGGCTTAGACCGAGAACTTGTGCTGGATCTGATTTTCGGCTCCGCAATCTACCGTCTGATCACTCATCGAACCGTTTTTGAACCTGAAACCGCGGCTGCAGTCGTCACGACGTTGTTCCGGGGGTTGGGAAACAAGCATTTAAGGACATGTTAA
- a CDS encoding SphA family protein encodes MPKRTFFIAILMIHSGMTVLGQSHVAEPAVNLGDSSFLDGVGGPGFLTEQMNDFQHDGRITNSSGQTVRGSGSVNSASGLSHVAWLAHRRILGGWYGMEVVGVEAYVDAGSQGHRGGFGDLTVSPFILQWPEKGVFGIRIDQRFDVDFGVPVGKYSPTSNVNLSSNAFNVQPYYVITAFPKKRIETSWRFHYLWNATNNAPPINTGAQSTQAGQAIHFNATAAYNVYKGLWIGANGYYLKQITDGRINGIPLSNSPEQVGAVGPGMVWNVGHWYYYANFYQEIGAENRPTGPKLVLRIEKVF; translated from the coding sequence ATGCCGAAACGAACCTTCTTCATCGCGATATTGATGATACACAGCGGCATGACGGTGCTAGGCCAGAGCCATGTTGCAGAGCCTGCTGTCAATCTTGGCGACAGCAGCTTTCTCGATGGGGTTGGCGGACCAGGTTTCCTCACTGAGCAGATGAATGATTTTCAGCATGACGGCAGGATCACGAATTCATCGGGACAAACGGTGCGAGGTTCCGGCTCCGTCAACAGCGCCAGCGGTTTGAGCCACGTTGCGTGGCTCGCCCATCGGCGGATTCTCGGAGGCTGGTACGGCATGGAAGTTGTCGGCGTAGAAGCTTATGTAGACGCGGGAAGTCAGGGACACAGAGGAGGATTCGGGGACCTAACGGTAAGTCCGTTCATCCTGCAATGGCCTGAAAAGGGAGTCTTCGGGATACGAATCGACCAACGTTTTGATGTGGATTTCGGCGTTCCTGTGGGGAAATATTCGCCGACATCTAATGTCAATCTCAGCAGCAACGCCTTCAACGTTCAACCTTACTATGTGATCACAGCATTTCCCAAGAAACGAATTGAGACGAGCTGGCGGTTTCACTATCTCTGGAACGCAACAAACAATGCCCCTCCTATCAACACAGGGGCGCAATCCACGCAGGCGGGACAAGCCATTCATTTCAACGCAACCGCAGCCTACAACGTGTACAAGGGCCTTTGGATCGGCGCCAATGGTTACTACTTAAAACAAATCACAGATGGGCGTATCAATGGGATCCCGCTCTCTAACTCACCTGAGCAGGTGGGAGCGGTAGGGCCGGGAATGGTCTGGAACGTCGGGCACTGGTACTACTATGCCAACTTCTATCAGGAGATAGGAGCAGAAAATCGACCGACTGGCCCGAAGCTTGTTCTACGAATCGAGAAGGTCTTCTGA
- a CDS encoding NADPH-dependent FMN reductase has translation MEKLNMREITSEIEKVDMQNTTNETVKIVGISGSLRQGSFSTALLKILAEKALPAIEIRVVTLEDIPLYNADLDGEPEIPAVAAFKRIIAESDGVLIATPEYNHGIPGVLKNALDWASRPVFESCFKYKPASIISSSLAFTGGVRAQYQLRETLISMHAHLVMGPEVVVGGIHTSLADAAYTDEKGLEFMLKSLGRLRDEIIGRSLHAV, from the coding sequence ATGGAGAAATTGAATATGCGGGAAATAACAAGTGAAATCGAGAAGGTGGACATGCAGAACACAACAAATGAAACGGTGAAGATAGTTGGCATCTCAGGTAGTCTACGTCAAGGCTCGTTCAGCACAGCGCTACTGAAGATTCTCGCTGAGAAGGCGCTGCCAGCGATCGAGATTCGGGTCGTTACTCTTGAAGATATCCCGCTATACAACGCGGATCTCGACGGTGAACCTGAGATTCCGGCAGTGGCCGCGTTCAAGAGGATCATCGCGGAGAGTGATGGCGTGTTGATAGCTACTCCGGAGTATAACCACGGAATCCCAGGCGTTCTTAAAAACGCGCTTGATTGGGCCTCCCGTCCTGTTTTCGAATCCTGCTTTAAATACAAGCCGGCATCGATTATCAGTTCGTCTCTGGCGTTCACAGGTGGAGTGCGCGCCCAGTATCAGTTACGGGAAACACTGATCTCGATGCACGCCCATCTTGTCATGGGGCCTGAGGTGGTTGTCGGTGGCATTCATACGAGTCTGGCTGACGCCGCGTACACCGACGAGAAAGGTCTCGAGTTCATGCTCAAGTCTCTCGGCAGATTGCGGGATGAAATCATTGGGCGGAGCCTTCACGCGGTTTAG
- a CDS encoding efflux transporter outer membrane subunit, with protein MKQSLAFAAVCAIGLFANGCMVGPKYSKPTTPMAPAFKEQPPESFKEVDGWKPAQPGDQTLRGKWWEIFDDPQLNTLEEELTVSNQNLKVSEARFRQARAMIRFNRSQEFPTISTSPSIFNERLSPNQPYFNRAYANNSTGDFTLPFDLSYEVDLWGKIRRTVNASREEAQASAADVQTASLSLHAELALDYFELRSADAQKQLLDDTVKAYTDALQLTQNLFVGGAAPKSDVAQAKTQLDGARVEDTDVTVMRADYEHAIATLIGKPPAQLSISFAPRTPLRLPVIPVGLPTALLERRPDIAAGERRMAEANEQIGIATAAYYPSLTLDAAAGLQGNTITNLFSWASRIWAVGPQMSETIYDAGRRRSVVVSATANYDGTVASYRQTTLTAFQQVEDNLSALRILEHEAQQQHEATASASEALQLFTNRYKGGVDNYLQVIIGQTVLLANERNDIDIQRRRMDASVLLVKAVGGGWDTKQLPKL; from the coding sequence GTGAAACAGAGTCTCGCTTTCGCCGCCGTATGTGCGATCGGTCTATTTGCCAACGGATGCATGGTTGGTCCGAAGTACTCGAAGCCAACAACCCCCATGGCGCCAGCATTCAAGGAGCAGCCACCAGAATCTTTCAAGGAAGTTGATGGCTGGAAGCCAGCCCAGCCAGGTGATCAGACGCTTCGTGGCAAGTGGTGGGAGATCTTCGACGACCCGCAGCTCAATACACTGGAAGAAGAACTGACCGTCTCCAACCAGAACCTGAAGGTGTCAGAGGCCCGGTTCCGGCAGGCGCGCGCGATGATTCGCTTCAACCGGTCCCAGGAGTTTCCGACCATCTCCACATCGCCAAGCATCTTCAACGAACGGCTTTCTCCGAACCAACCCTACTTCAACCGCGCTTACGCGAACAATAGCACGGGCGACTTCACCTTACCCTTCGATCTCTCGTATGAAGTCGACTTATGGGGAAAGATCCGCCGTACAGTGAATGCATCGCGCGAGGAGGCACAGGCCAGCGCCGCCGATGTTCAGACTGCCAGCCTAAGCCTGCATGCCGAACTTGCCCTCGACTACTTCGAGTTGCGCAGCGCCGACGCGCAGAAGCAACTTCTCGACGATACTGTGAAGGCTTATACCGATGCGTTGCAACTTACGCAGAATCTCTTTGTGGGCGGGGCCGCTCCTAAATCGGATGTGGCCCAGGCGAAAACACAGCTCGATGGAGCGCGGGTTGAGGACACCGACGTTACTGTGATGCGAGCGGACTATGAGCACGCCATCGCAACCTTAATCGGCAAACCGCCCGCCCAGTTGAGCATATCGTTCGCACCAAGAACCCCGCTCCGGCTTCCCGTCATCCCGGTGGGTTTGCCCACCGCCCTTCTTGAGCGCAGACCCGATATCGCCGCCGGAGAACGTCGCATGGCAGAAGCGAATGAGCAGATCGGCATCGCTACGGCTGCCTATTATCCTTCTTTGACCCTCGACGCAGCGGCCGGACTTCAAGGAAATACGATCACCAATCTGTTCAGCTGGGCAAGCCGCATCTGGGCGGTCGGACCACAAATGTCGGAAACGATCTACGACGCAGGACGGCGTCGCTCTGTCGTAGTGTCGGCGACTGCAAACTACGATGGCACAGTGGCCTCCTATCGGCAAACAACACTCACCGCTTTCCAGCAGGTGGAAGACAATCTCTCCGCGTTGCGCATCCTGGAACACGAAGCGCAACAACAGCACGAGGCCACGGCATCCGCCTCGGAGGCGCTTCAGCTCTTTACCAACCGCTATAAGGGCGGCGTTGACAACTATCTCCAGGTCATCATAGGGCAAACCGTGCTTCTGGCAAACGAGCGCAATGATATCGATATCCAGCGGCGACGCATGGATGCAAGCGTCCTCCTCGTCAAGGCCGTTGGCGGTGGATGGGATACGAAGCAATTACCAAAGCTCTAA
- a CDS encoding efflux RND transporter periplasmic adaptor subunit — protein MSNTETNLNQASQDNSDQRSETGKQPLSRSLFVGLGVAALLLAGVIYLGIHQRAMAASNLGAVTERAAIATVNVAEPKSGASLEEIVLPGTTQAFIDTPIFARTNGYLKKWYFDIGAHVEQGQLLAVIETPELDQQLGQARANLKTAQANERLAEITATRWQGLLTTDSVSKQSTDVAVQDLSAKQATVESMTADVQRLEQLQSYEKVYAPFSGVITARNTDIGALINEGAGGSQGQSVVLQELFHMAAVNRLRIFVSVPEVDSDAAQNGAKVPLTLDEFPGETFQGTIVRNSDAIDLNSRTLNVEVDIDNRDGRLKPGAYVFVHLKLPDNSMKATHSLIIPANTLLFRSEGLQVGVVRGNHAELMPITIGRDYGATVEVINGLKPTDQVIVNPSDSLTSGSPVQVSAPQAGGSK, from the coding sequence ATGAGCAACACTGAAACCAATTTGAATCAAGCTTCGCAAGACAATTCCGACCAGCGCTCCGAAACCGGTAAGCAACCGCTCTCCCGCTCTCTGTTCGTCGGATTGGGCGTTGCAGCACTGCTGCTCGCCGGAGTGATCTACTTAGGCATTCACCAGCGTGCGATGGCGGCAAGCAATCTTGGAGCTGTAACGGAACGCGCTGCCATTGCGACGGTAAATGTGGCAGAGCCCAAATCTGGAGCCTCCCTCGAGGAGATTGTTCTACCGGGCACCACGCAAGCGTTCATCGACACTCCAATCTTTGCTCGTACCAATGGCTATCTGAAAAAGTGGTACTTCGACATCGGCGCACATGTGGAGCAGGGGCAACTGCTCGCCGTGATCGAAACTCCCGAACTGGATCAGCAGTTGGGGCAGGCGCGGGCAAATCTGAAAACCGCACAGGCAAACGAGCGGCTCGCTGAGATCACGGCGACACGCTGGCAGGGCTTGCTCACAACTGACAGTGTCTCCAAACAGTCGACCGACGTGGCAGTCCAGGATCTGAGCGCAAAACAAGCGACTGTAGAGTCGATGACGGCCGATGTTCAACGTTTGGAACAATTGCAGTCCTATGAGAAGGTATACGCTCCCTTTTCAGGCGTGATCACGGCGAGAAATACGGACATCGGCGCACTCATTAACGAAGGGGCCGGCGGTTCCCAGGGGCAGTCGGTGGTGTTGCAGGAACTGTTTCATATGGCCGCTGTGAATCGCCTGCGTATTTTTGTCTCTGTACCAGAAGTTGACTCCGACGCAGCGCAGAATGGCGCCAAGGTACCGTTGACGCTGGATGAATTCCCTGGAGAAACATTTCAGGGAACCATTGTGCGCAATTCTGACGCGATCGATCTCAACTCACGAACATTGAACGTGGAAGTTGATATCGACAATCGCGATGGGCGCCTCAAGCCAGGCGCGTATGTTTTCGTGCATCTCAAGCTTCCCGATAATTCAATGAAAGCAACCCATTCATTGATCATTCCTGCAAATACTCTGCTGTTCAGGTCGGAAGGACTTCAGGTCGGAGTTGTTCGGGGTAATCATGCTGAACTGATGCCGATAACGATCGGACGTGACTATGGCGCGACCGTCGAGGTGATCAACGGGCTCAAGCCAACGGATCAGGTGATTGTTAATCCGTCCGATTCCCTGACCAGCGGAAGTCCGGTTCAGGTGAGTGCGCCGCAGGCAGGAGGTTCGAAGTGA
- a CDS encoding efflux RND transporter permease subunit encodes MWIVKLALNRPYTFIVMALLILILSPVVILRTPTDIFPSINIPVVAVAWTYSGLNPDEMEGRFTTVFERALTTTVDNIEHIESTTVNGTAIVKVYLQPSASIDRGNAQITAISQSILKQLPPGSLPPLIVDYNASTVPILQLGLSGNGLTEPQLNDIALNFLRTQLVTVPGAAVPYPYGGKFRHVMVTLNPGLLQSKGLSPNDVLNALNSQQLILPGGTAKIGQFEYDVDANVDLTTIPEFNNLPIKKVGNTIIYLRDVATVGDGFSPQTNIVRQDSKRGVLVTVYKAGDASTLAVVKGVRQLLPRIAQTLPPELRIQPLADQSVFVRGAINGVIREAVIAAALTALMILIFLGSWRSTLLIAVSIPLAILTSVIVLSLLHQTINTMTLGGLALAVGILVDDATVTIENIERHLEEGAALYDGILEGAAQIATPALVSTLCICIVFLPMFFLSGVAGYLFAPLAEAVIFAMIASYILSRTLVPTLAMYLLKAHKHGDVPSRSVFARFQRGFERLFEKIRSSYSSLLAQLVSVRLAFVPCFVVVCLLASALIPFLGQNFFPDTDSGQFILHVRAKTGTRIEETARLTDLVETSIRQTVPSSELDNILDTIGLPYSNINYMYNRSGTTGAADTDILVSLKEKHHPTADYVRTLRDRLPRDYPGVTFYFLPADIATQTLNFGLPAPIDVQIEGADVAANARVADKMLKELSHVRGIADLRIQQQGDYPKLHIDVDRTKALQAGYTETDVANSMLVSLSGSFQVTPMFYLNPKSGVEYYLIAQTPQYDLKSSQDLQNIPLTGANQKQPGILANVASIQRTSEPVSINHYNIQRVVDIYASVQGRDLGAVGREVNNIVDANRKLLPRGSFVTLRGQYGTMRTSYIGLIGGLGFAIVLVYLLIVVNFQSWLDPFIIITALPAALAGIILFLFFTHTTLSVPALMGAIMCMGVATANSILVVAFAKDRLQHHGNAVTAALEAGATRFRPVIMTALAMIIGMIPMALGLGDGGEQNAPLGRAVIGGLLCATVATLVFVPCVFALLHGRSRHTDSQLTGAAEDEPLHA; translated from the coding sequence ATGTGGATTGTCAAACTAGCGCTAAACCGGCCCTATACCTTCATCGTAATGGCATTGCTCATACTTATTCTGAGCCCGGTTGTGATTCTGCGCACGCCGACCGATATCTTTCCCAGCATCAATATTCCTGTGGTTGCCGTGGCCTGGACCTATAGCGGCCTCAACCCTGATGAGATGGAAGGGCGATTCACAACCGTTTTTGAGCGGGCGCTCACAACGACCGTCGACAACATCGAGCACATCGAGTCCACGACCGTAAACGGGACTGCGATTGTGAAGGTTTATCTTCAGCCGAGTGCCAGTATTGACCGCGGGAATGCGCAGATTACTGCCATTTCGCAAAGCATCCTCAAACAATTACCTCCCGGATCGCTCCCTCCGCTGATCGTCGATTACAACGCGTCCACGGTTCCTATTCTGCAGCTCGGCCTTTCCGGGAATGGTCTGACCGAACCTCAGTTGAACGACATTGCGCTGAACTTTCTTCGCACACAACTGGTCACTGTTCCTGGCGCTGCGGTTCCATATCCTTATGGTGGCAAATTTCGTCACGTCATGGTCACTCTCAACCCGGGCCTGCTGCAGTCCAAGGGTCTGTCCCCGAATGATGTGTTGAATGCGCTCAACAGTCAGCAACTCATCTTGCCGGGCGGCACAGCCAAGATAGGGCAGTTCGAGTATGACGTTGACGCCAACGTAGACCTGACTACGATACCGGAGTTTAACAATCTTCCCATCAAGAAGGTGGGTAATACCATCATCTATCTCCGCGATGTAGCCACGGTAGGCGACGGTTTTTCACCGCAGACGAATATCGTTCGGCAGGATAGTAAACGTGGCGTGCTGGTAACAGTCTACAAGGCCGGAGATGCATCCACGCTTGCTGTCGTCAAAGGTGTGCGGCAGCTGCTTCCAAGAATCGCTCAAACCCTTCCTCCGGAGCTCAGGATTCAGCCTCTTGCCGATCAATCCGTCTTCGTGCGCGGAGCAATCAATGGGGTGATTCGTGAGGCTGTTATCGCCGCCGCGCTTACCGCTCTGATGATTCTCATCTTCCTGGGAAGCTGGCGCAGCACGTTGCTCATTGCTGTCTCCATACCGTTAGCCATTCTGACATCTGTTATCGTATTGAGCCTTCTGCACCAAACCATCAACACTATGACGCTGGGAGGACTGGCGCTCGCCGTCGGCATTCTTGTCGACGACGCAACCGTCACTATCGAAAACATCGAGCGCCATCTTGAAGAGGGTGCTGCGCTGTACGACGGCATCCTGGAGGGCGCGGCGCAAATTGCCACTCCTGCTCTTGTCTCGACGTTGTGCATCTGCATCGTCTTTTTGCCGATGTTCTTTCTGAGCGGTGTCGCGGGATACCTCTTTGCTCCACTTGCCGAAGCGGTTATCTTCGCCATGATCGCTTCCTATATTTTGTCCCGCACGCTGGTGCCTACCCTGGCAATGTACTTGTTAAAGGCTCACAAGCACGGCGACGTGCCTTCTCGAAGTGTCTTTGCCCGTTTTCAAAGAGGATTTGAGCGGCTCTTTGAGAAGATTCGCTCGTCCTACTCCTCTCTGCTGGCGCAGCTTGTTTCGGTTCGTCTCGCCTTCGTTCCATGCTTTGTTGTTGTTTGCCTCCTGGCGTCCGCTCTGATTCCGTTTCTTGGCCAGAATTTTTTCCCGGACACCGACAGCGGCCAGTTTATTTTGCATGTGCGCGCGAAGACAGGAACCCGTATCGAAGAAACAGCGCGTTTGACGGATCTGGTTGAGACCAGTATTCGCCAAACGGTTCCTTCCTCCGAACTGGATAATATCCTCGATACGATTGGCCTTCCCTACAGCAACATCAACTACATGTATAACCGCTCGGGAACAACCGGCGCAGCGGACACTGACATCCTGGTTTCACTCAAAGAGAAGCATCATCCGACGGCGGATTATGTGCGTACTCTCCGTGATAGGTTGCCGCGTGACTATCCGGGCGTCACGTTCTACTTTCTGCCGGCCGACATTGCCACCCAGACTTTGAACTTCGGGCTGCCGGCCCCCATCGATGTCCAGATCGAGGGTGCGGACGTCGCTGCGAATGCCCGCGTTGCCGACAAGATGCTCAAAGAGCTCAGCCATGTCCGCGGCATCGCCGATCTGCGTATTCAACAGCAGGGTGACTACCCAAAACTTCATATTGATGTCGACCGCACAAAGGCCCTGCAAGCCGGATATACGGAGACCGATGTAGCCAATAGCATGCTGGTCTCGTTGAGCGGGAGTTTCCAGGTCACGCCTATGTTCTATCTCAACCCGAAGAGCGGCGTGGAATATTACCTGATCGCGCAGACGCCTCAGTACGACCTTAAGTCCAGCCAGGATCTCCAGAATATTCCGTTAACCGGCGCCAATCAAAAGCAGCCTGGGATTCTTGCCAACGTCGCGTCGATCCAGCGGACCAGTGAACCGGTCTCTATCAACCACTACAACATCCAGCGTGTAGTCGATATCTATGCGTCAGTCCAGGGCAGGGATTTAGGTGCGGTAGGACGTGAGGTGAACAACATCGTCGACGCTAACCGCAAACTGCTTCCACGCGGCAGCTTCGTCACCCTTCGCGGTCAATACGGTACGATGCGGACCTCCTATATAGGACTGATTGGCGGTCTGGGTTTTGCGATCGTCCTGGTGTATTTGCTGATCGTCGTAAATTTCCAATCGTGGCTCGACCCATTCATCATCATCACCGCGTTGCCCGCGGCCCTTGCCGGAATCATCCTGTTCCTTTTCTTCACGCATACGACGCTCAGCGTCCCTGCATTGATGGGAGCCATTATGTGCATGGGCGTAGCAACGGCTAACAGCATCCTGGTTGTTGCCTTTGCCAAAGACCGACTGCAACATCATGGCAACGCCGTGACCGCTGCGCTTGAGGCCGGTGCAACCCGTTTCCGGCCGGTCATCATGACGGCGTTGGCGATGATCATCGGCATGATTCCCATGGCACTGGGCCTGGGCGACGGTGGCGAACAGAATGCACCTCTGGGAAGAGCTGTAATCGGCGGACTCCTTTGCGCGACCGTCGCCACTCTAGTTTTCGTACCTTGTGTTTTTGCGCTCCTGCACGGCCGGTCTCGACATACGGATTCGCAGCTAACCGGGGCAGCAGAAGATGAACCACTTCACGCGTAG